The following are encoded in a window of Streptomyces sp. 11x1 genomic DNA:
- a CDS encoding SDR family oxidoreductase, with product MDLGLTGAKALVTGASRGIGRAVAATLAAEGCSLALCARGEEGLAKAAAELRAEGATVFAEAVDVTDPAALAGFVERSAAELGGLDLLVSNVSAGNMKGPESWEASLRGDLIPFAGLVEAALPHLEASDRAAVVAIGTTNASDTARPAGANSYSALKAAVVQHASALAHALAPKGIRVNTVSPGPIDFPGGAWETIRTSRPEVYEEVLAKLPIGRYGTAEDVAAAVAFLLGRSGSFCVGVNLVVDGGLLTRVQY from the coding sequence ATGGATCTGGGACTGACGGGCGCGAAGGCGCTGGTGACCGGGGCGAGCCGGGGAATCGGCCGGGCTGTCGCCGCCACCCTGGCGGCCGAGGGCTGCTCGCTGGCGCTGTGCGCCCGCGGCGAGGAGGGGCTGGCCAAGGCCGCCGCCGAACTCCGGGCCGAGGGGGCCACCGTGTTCGCGGAAGCGGTGGATGTCACCGACCCGGCCGCCCTCGCGGGCTTCGTGGAGCGGTCGGCCGCCGAACTCGGCGGCCTGGACCTGCTGGTGTCCAACGTGTCGGCGGGCAACATGAAGGGCCCCGAGTCGTGGGAGGCCAGCCTGCGCGGCGACCTGATCCCGTTCGCGGGACTCGTCGAGGCGGCGCTGCCGCACCTGGAGGCCTCCGACCGGGCCGCGGTCGTGGCCATCGGCACCACCAACGCCTCCGACACCGCGCGTCCGGCCGGAGCGAACTCCTACTCCGCGCTCAAGGCGGCCGTCGTCCAGCACGCCTCGGCCCTCGCGCACGCCCTCGCCCCGAAGGGCATCCGCGTCAACACCGTCTCGCCCGGCCCGATCGACTTCCCCGGCGGCGCCTGGGAGACCATCCGCACCAGCCGCCCCGAGGTGTACGAGGAGGTCCTCGCCAAGCTGCCGATCGGCCGTTACGGCACCGCGGAGGACGTGGCCGCGGCAGTGGCGTTCCTGCTCGGGCGGAGCGGCTCCTTCTGCGTCGGGGTCAACCTCGTGGTGGACGGCGGGCTGCTCACCCGCGTCCAGTACTGA
- a CDS encoding histidine phosphatase family protein yields MTELLLVRHGLPMAGVFDPGLSPEGTAQAERAAAWLAHEHLDALYSSPFRRARETVAPLERLTGMTATVLDDLREWDTDVSHPYTPPEQIQRDDPRSVALSEGRYEDFVPDLDWDAFRARAVRATATILDAHPGERVAAVCHGGIINTYLATMLGLPTMFWFHPGYTSVSRVRRMPGGRLVLHSVNETAHLIAERAVDAAAGSL; encoded by the coding sequence ATGACCGAACTTCTCCTCGTCCGGCACGGCCTCCCGATGGCAGGCGTGTTCGACCCGGGGCTCTCGCCCGAGGGCACGGCCCAGGCCGAGCGCGCCGCCGCCTGGCTCGCGCACGAGCACCTCGACGCCCTCTACTCCAGTCCGTTCCGGCGCGCCCGCGAGACCGTGGCGCCCCTGGAACGGCTCACTGGCATGACCGCCACCGTCCTGGACGACCTGCGGGAGTGGGACACCGACGTCTCGCACCCCTACACGCCGCCCGAGCAGATACAGCGGGACGACCCCCGGTCGGTGGCGCTCTCCGAGGGACGGTACGAGGACTTCGTACCGGACCTGGACTGGGACGCCTTCCGCGCGCGTGCCGTACGCGCCACGGCCACCATTCTCGACGCGCACCCCGGCGAGCGGGTCGCCGCCGTGTGCCACGGCGGAATCATCAACACGTATCTCGCGACGATGCTCGGCCTGCCCACGATGTTCTGGTTCCACCCCGGCTACACCTCGGTCAGCCGCGTGCGGCGGATGCCGGGCGGACGCCTCGTCCTGCACTCGGTCAACGAGACGGCCCACCTGATCGCCGAGCGCGCCGTCGACGCGGCCGCCGGATCCCTCTGA
- the icmF gene encoding fused isobutyryl-CoA mutase/GTPase IcmF yields MSDQHRPVHPVRLVTASALFDGHDASINIMRRIFQSQGAEVIHLGHNRSVREVVDAALEEDAHGVAVSSYQGGHVEYFEYLVESLRAQGAEHIRVVGGGGGVIVPAEITRLRGSGVTIFSPEDGQRMGLAGMVNSVVRDCDFDLWDDRPADAAAVLAGDRFAIARAITGAELGKLPPDFLERLRATAAARVVPVLGITGTGGSGKSSLTDELVRRFRVDQRDKLRTAVIAVDPTRRRGGGALLGDRIRMNSLDGDRVFFRSLATRGSHELPEHLSDVIDVVKAAGFDLVIVETPGIGQGDAAIVPFVDTSLYVMTPEFGAASQLEKIDMLDFADVVAINKFERRGAKDALRDVGRQLVRNREAFDKRPEDMPVYGTSAATFNDDGVTALYQHLRTDLAGKGLPLSEGALAPVDVRHSSGIRQVVPADRVRYLAEITDTVRTYHADTGRLAEAARRVQRLEAVEAELVEAGADAGNVRALLDDAVRRLPHEVREQIGAWPAVIASYSGDEQVVKVRDKEIRTRLTRESLSGNKVPRVALPRFSDHGELVRFWRRENLPGYFPFTAGVFPFKRDGEDPARMFAGEGDPFRTNRRFKLLSEGQPATRLSTAFDSVTLYGRDPDERPDIYGKVGTSGVSVATLDDMKALYDGFDLVAPTTSVSMTINGPAPTILAFFLNTVIDQQADRFRAAEGRDPSPDEAAELRAHALANVRGTVQADILKEDQGQNTCLFSTEFSLRMMADIQEWFITNRVRNFYSVSISGYHIAEAGANPISQLAFTLANGFTYVEAYLARGMDIDDFAPNLSFFFSNGMDPEYSVLGRVARRIWAVAMKDKYGANERSQKLKYHVQTSGRSLHAQEMNFNDIRTTLQALIAIYDNCNSLHTNAYDEAVTTPTEDSVRRALAIQLIINREWGLAMNENPLQGSFVIDELTDLVEEAVLLEFERISERGGVLGAMETGYQRGRIQDESMLYEQRKHDGTLPIIGVNTFRNAHADTAEPGVIELARATEDEKQSQLRRVRTCQSRHRDDAHTALTALKDAAMDGRNVFAVLMDAARVCSLQQITEAFFEVGGQYRRNV; encoded by the coding sequence ATGAGCGATCAGCATCGACCCGTGCACCCCGTCCGCCTGGTCACCGCTTCGGCTCTGTTCGACGGGCACGACGCGTCGATCAACATCATGAGGCGGATCTTCCAGTCCCAGGGCGCCGAGGTGATCCACCTCGGACACAACCGGTCGGTGCGGGAGGTCGTGGACGCGGCGCTGGAGGAGGACGCGCACGGTGTGGCGGTCTCCTCCTACCAGGGCGGGCACGTCGAGTACTTCGAGTACCTGGTCGAGTCGTTGCGCGCGCAGGGAGCGGAGCACATCCGGGTGGTGGGCGGCGGAGGCGGCGTCATCGTGCCCGCCGAGATCACCCGGTTGCGCGGGAGCGGGGTGACCATCTTCTCCCCGGAGGACGGGCAGCGGATGGGCCTGGCCGGGATGGTCAACTCGGTGGTGCGGGACTGCGACTTCGACCTCTGGGACGACAGGCCGGCCGACGCGGCCGCCGTGCTCGCCGGTGACCGGTTCGCGATCGCCCGCGCCATCACCGGCGCCGAACTCGGCAAGCTGCCTCCCGACTTCCTGGAGCGCCTGCGTGCCACCGCCGCGGCCCGGGTCGTGCCGGTGCTGGGCATCACCGGCACCGGCGGCTCGGGCAAGTCCTCGCTGACCGACGAGTTGGTGCGCCGCTTCCGTGTCGACCAGCGGGACAAGCTGCGGACCGCGGTGATCGCGGTCGACCCGACCCGTCGCCGTGGCGGCGGCGCGCTGCTCGGCGACCGGATCCGGATGAACTCCCTGGACGGGGACCGGGTGTTCTTCCGGAGTCTGGCCACCCGCGGCAGCCACGAGCTGCCCGAGCACCTGTCCGACGTGATCGACGTCGTGAAGGCCGCCGGGTTCGACCTGGTGATCGTCGAGACGCCGGGCATCGGCCAGGGCGACGCGGCGATCGTGCCGTTCGTGGACACCTCGCTGTACGTGATGACGCCGGAGTTCGGTGCCGCCTCGCAGCTGGAGAAGATCGACATGCTCGACTTCGCCGACGTCGTGGCGATCAACAAGTTCGAGCGGCGCGGCGCCAAGGACGCCCTGCGCGATGTCGGCCGCCAACTGGTCCGCAACCGGGAGGCGTTCGACAAGCGGCCCGAGGACATGCCGGTGTACGGCACCTCGGCGGCGACCTTCAACGACGACGGGGTCACCGCGCTCTACCAGCACCTGCGGACCGACCTGGCCGGGAAGGGGCTGCCGCTGTCGGAGGGCGCGCTGGCACCGGTCGACGTGCGCCACTCCTCGGGCATCCGCCAGGTGGTCCCGGCCGACCGGGTGCGCTATCTCGCCGAGATCACCGACACCGTCCGTACGTACCACGCGGACACCGGGAGGCTGGCCGAGGCGGCCCGGCGGGTGCAGCGACTGGAGGCGGTAGAGGCCGAGCTCGTCGAGGCGGGCGCCGACGCGGGGAACGTCCGGGCGCTGCTCGACGACGCCGTCAGGCGGCTCCCGCACGAGGTCAGGGAGCAGATCGGCGCATGGCCCGCCGTCATCGCCTCCTACTCCGGCGACGAGCAGGTGGTGAAGGTCCGGGACAAGGAGATCCGCACCCGGCTGACCCGCGAGTCCCTGTCGGGGAACAAGGTTCCTCGCGTCGCCCTGCCCCGGTTCTCCGACCACGGGGAGCTGGTGCGGTTCTGGCGCCGGGAGAACCTGCCGGGCTACTTCCCCTTCACGGCAGGGGTGTTCCCCTTCAAGCGCGACGGCGAGGACCCGGCGCGGATGTTCGCCGGCGAGGGCGATCCGTTCCGCACCAACCGCCGGTTCAAGCTGCTCTCCGAGGGGCAGCCGGCCACCCGGCTGTCCACCGCCTTCGACTCGGTGACGCTCTACGGCCGCGACCCGGACGAACGTCCCGACATCTACGGCAAGGTCGGCACCTCCGGTGTGTCGGTGGCCACGCTGGACGACATGAAGGCGCTCTACGACGGCTTCGACCTCGTCGCTCCGACCACGTCGGTCTCCATGACCATCAACGGACCCGCGCCGACCATCCTGGCGTTCTTCCTCAACACCGTCATCGACCAACAGGCCGACAGGTTCCGTGCCGCCGAGGGCCGTGATCCGTCGCCGGACGAGGCGGCCGAGCTGCGCGCGCACGCGCTGGCGAACGTCCGCGGCACGGTGCAGGCCGACATCCTCAAGGAGGACCAGGGCCAGAACACCTGCCTGTTCTCCACCGAGTTCTCGCTGCGGATGATGGCCGACATCCAGGAGTGGTTCATCACGAACCGCGTCCGCAACTTCTACTCGGTGTCGATCTCCGGCTACCACATCGCCGAGGCCGGGGCGAACCCCATCAGCCAGCTGGCGTTCACCCTGGCCAACGGGTTCACCTACGTCGAGGCCTACCTCGCCCGGGGCATGGACATCGACGACTTCGCCCCGAACCTGTCGTTCTTCTTCTCCAACGGCATGGACCCCGAGTACTCCGTCCTCGGCCGGGTCGCCCGCCGTATCTGGGCCGTCGCGATGAAGGACAAGTACGGGGCCAACGAGCGCTCCCAGAAGCTGAAGTACCACGTGCAGACCTCCGGCCGCTCCCTGCACGCCCAGGAGATGAACTTCAACGACATCCGCACGACGCTGCAGGCACTCATCGCGATCTACGACAACTGCAACAGCCTGCACACCAACGCCTACGACGAGGCGGTCACCACCCCCACCGAGGACTCGGTCCGCAGGGCCCTGGCCATCCAGCTGATCATCAACCGGGAGTGGGGCCTGGCCATGAACGAGAACCCGCTGCAGGGTTCGTTCGTCATCGACGAGCTCACCGACCTGGTCGAGGAAGCGGTGCTCCTGGAGTTCGAGCGGATCAGCGAGCGCGGCGGCGTCCTCGGTGCCATGGAGACCGGCTACCAGAGGGGCCGTATCCAGGACGAGTCGATGCTCTACGAGCAGCGCAAGCACGACGGCACCCTGCCCATCATCGGCGTCAACACCTTCCGCAACGC
- a CDS encoding acetyl-CoA C-acyltransferase, which produces MPGSVIVAGTRTPIGKLMGTLSPLSAVDLGAHAIGAALSAAHLDPAAVEAVVMGHVVQAGAGPNSARQAAIRAGIPFSVPASTVNKLCLSGLHAIALADLMITSGRHEVVVAGGMESMSGAPHLLRGARTGWKYGSTAVEDALDRDALVCAFDGVSMGAATERYQQPFALTREEQDEYSALSHRRAALAQESGALSEEITPVVVAGRRGETVVDTDEGVRPGSTAEGLGRLRPAFSGAGTITAGNSSQLSDGAAAVVVMSAERARWEGLTPLAEIGAYGTVAGPDPSLLVQPAGAVRDALTRDGRLKATDLDLFEINEAFAGVALASLRELDIPLDKVNVGGGAIALGHPVGMTGARLVLTLAAQLRRRGGGSGAAALCGGGGQGDALLLHVPTPA; this is translated from the coding sequence ATGCCCGGATCCGTCATCGTCGCCGGAACCAGGACACCCATCGGCAAACTGATGGGCACCCTGAGCCCCCTGTCCGCGGTCGACCTCGGCGCCCACGCCATCGGCGCGGCCCTGTCCGCCGCCCACCTGGATCCGGCGGCCGTGGAGGCCGTCGTCATGGGCCATGTCGTGCAGGCGGGGGCCGGACCCAACTCGGCCCGGCAGGCCGCGATCCGCGCCGGCATCCCGTTCTCCGTCCCCGCGAGCACCGTCAACAAGCTCTGCCTGTCCGGTCTGCACGCCATCGCCCTGGCCGACCTCATGATCACCTCCGGACGTCATGAGGTCGTCGTCGCCGGTGGCATGGAGTCCATGTCCGGCGCCCCGCATCTGCTGCGCGGAGCCCGCACCGGCTGGAAGTACGGTTCGACGGCGGTGGAGGACGCCCTCGACCGCGACGCTCTCGTCTGCGCCTTCGACGGCGTCTCCATGGGCGCGGCCACCGAGCGCTACCAGCAGCCGTTCGCCCTGACCCGCGAGGAGCAGGACGAGTACAGCGCGCTGTCCCACCGAAGAGCCGCCCTCGCGCAGGAGTCGGGCGCGTTGTCCGAGGAGATCACCCCGGTCGTCGTGGCCGGACGCCGGGGAGAGACGGTGGTGGACACCGACGAGGGCGTACGGCCCGGGAGCACCGCCGAGGGGCTCGGGCGCCTGCGGCCGGCCTTCTCCGGCGCGGGCACCATCACGGCGGGCAACTCGTCCCAGCTCTCCGACGGCGCCGCGGCCGTCGTCGTGATGAGCGCGGAACGCGCCCGGTGGGAGGGCCTGACGCCGCTCGCCGAGATCGGCGCCTACGGCACGGTCGCGGGCCCGGATCCCTCGCTCCTGGTCCAGCCGGCGGGCGCGGTCCGCGACGCCCTGACCCGGGACGGCCGGCTGAAGGCCACCGATCTGGACCTGTTCGAGATCAACGAGGCGTTCGCGGGAGTGGCCCTGGCGTCGCTGCGGGAGCTGGACATCCCCCTGGACAAGGTGAACGTGGGCGGCGGAGCGATCGCGCTCGGGCACCCGGTCGGCATGACCGGAGCCCGGCTGGTGCTGACTCTCGCGGCGCAACTGCGCAGGCGCGGAGGCGGCAGCGGAGCGGCCGCCCTGTGCGGGGGCGGCGGCCAGGGCGACGCGCTGTTGCTGCATGTACCGACACCCGCCTGA
- a CDS encoding AMP-binding protein produces the protein MSLLPLDHRAQETPDEPALADDLNVLCWSGLVDQVARAAARMLEFAPGPDDRIAVLGDNAIPTLVAHLAGLRAGVGTVATSRNLTSGELVDQIIDARVTGIIAGPAGAGAALDAARELGLPLVTHGTAPIGHAFDWDLWLAAAPAGHALPTDRPARPPLVYTSGTTGRARGTEVRWVSGPVADASAYLAAVSARPGFPPGPHLVCGPLQHNAPLTSLRHLAAGQPVVVLGRFGAEAFLHRVQRWGVSSTVMVPTHFQRLLALPDEVRARYDVSSLRQVSHTGSACPPDVKRAMIDWFGPVLTESYGASEAGTVARISSTEWLAHPGSVGRVRSPFEVLVTGDDGRVLPPGEHGLLAFRAPEDQGVRYHADPDKTRSAYLSPGVFTLGDIGFVDADGYIFITDRAADVVVSGGVNLYPAESEAVLRQHPAVAEVAVIGVPDPDFGESLRALVVAAADEPPAAELDLFCRERLAAYKCPKSYEFVPELLRNAMGKLDKRAMRRPYWGSERTIAG, from the coding sequence ATGTCGCTGCTGCCACTCGACCACCGCGCCCAGGAGACACCGGACGAACCCGCCCTCGCGGACGACCTGAACGTGCTGTGCTGGTCCGGACTCGTCGACCAGGTCGCGCGAGCGGCGGCCCGGATGCTGGAGTTCGCGCCCGGCCCCGACGACCGGATCGCCGTCCTCGGCGACAACGCGATCCCGACGCTGGTGGCCCATCTCGCCGGCCTGCGGGCCGGGGTCGGGACCGTGGCCACGTCCCGGAACCTCACGTCGGGGGAGCTCGTCGACCAGATCATCGACGCGCGTGTGACCGGGATCATCGCCGGGCCCGCCGGCGCGGGCGCCGCCCTCGACGCGGCACGGGAACTGGGCCTGCCGCTGGTGACGCACGGGACCGCGCCGATCGGGCACGCCTTCGACTGGGACCTGTGGCTGGCGGCCGCACCCGCCGGACACGCCCTTCCCACGGACCGGCCCGCCCGGCCTCCGCTCGTCTACACCTCGGGCACCACCGGACGGGCGCGCGGCACCGAGGTGCGCTGGGTGAGCGGCCCGGTCGCCGACGCCTCCGCCTACCTCGCCGCTGTGTCCGCCCGGCCCGGGTTCCCTCCGGGACCCCACCTGGTGTGCGGCCCCCTGCAGCACAACGCGCCGCTGACCTCGCTGCGGCACCTGGCGGCGGGGCAGCCGGTGGTCGTCCTGGGCAGGTTCGGCGCGGAGGCGTTCCTCCACCGGGTGCAGAGGTGGGGGGTCTCCTCGACGGTGATGGTGCCCACCCACTTCCAACGGCTGCTCGCCCTTCCGGACGAGGTCCGCGCACGGTACGACGTCTCCAGCCTCCGGCAGGTCTCCCACACCGGCTCCGCGTGTCCACCGGACGTGAAGCGAGCCATGATCGACTGGTTCGGTCCGGTGCTGACGGAGTCGTACGGCGCGAGCGAGGCGGGAACCGTGGCGCGCATCAGCAGCACCGAATGGCTGGCCCACCCGGGATCCGTCGGACGCGTCCGGTCCCCGTTCGAGGTGCTGGTCACCGGTGACGACGGCCGGGTACTGCCGCCCGGCGAGCACGGGCTGCTCGCCTTCCGGGCGCCCGAGGACCAGGGCGTGCGCTATCACGCGGACCCGGACAAGACCAGGTCCGCCTACCTCTCCCCCGGCGTCTTCACACTCGGCGACATCGGCTTCGTCGACGCGGACGGCTACATCTTCATCACCGACCGCGCCGCCGACGTCGTCGTCTCCGGCGGGGTCAACCTCTACCCGGCGGAGAGCGAGGCGGTGCTGCGGCAGCACCCGGCGGTCGCCGAGGTCGCGGTCATCGGCGTGCCCGACCCGGACTTCGGTGAGTCCCTGCGGGCCCTGGTCGTGGCGGCGGCCGACGAGCCGCCGGCCGCCGAGCTGGACCTGTTCTGCCGCGAACGCCTCGCCGCCTACAAATGCCCGAAGTCCTACGAGTTCGTCCCCGAACTCCTGCGCAACGCCATGGGCAAGCTCGACAAACGCGCGATGCGCCGCCCCTACTGGGGCTCGGAACGGACCATCGCCGGCTGA
- a CDS encoding acyl-CoA dehydrogenase family protein: MSQPDPDAWRTQVRQWLATVLEPARTPQSAGSAADLAVFHNLPEDEERLLLERCRAYQRARFDAGYQALTLPADKGGAGLTAAHAAVFAQEESAFEVPPSTELISVTVRLVAMAVSLFGTAEQRDHYARAFLRTDLLACQLFSEPAAGSDLAALRTRARAEGDDWVVDGQKVWTSGAQFADYGLLLARTEPDVVKQAGITAFLVPLDAPGVEVRPIRQMSGGASFNEVFLTDVRVPDRLRIGRPGQGWEVATATLAFERTASGSGNRRKGGTFPDVLALARSLGRSGDPLVRQRLADLYVRTALRAATVDRVARTSAAGGRPGPEASLTKLMASELMTRTGQVAAELMGARISADTGEPGAFAWTQHLLGAPGYRLAGGTDQIQRNLIGERVLKLPPEPRADRAPFSQLPGD; the protein is encoded by the coding sequence ATGTCACAGCCCGATCCGGACGCCTGGCGCACACAGGTCCGGCAGTGGCTGGCCACCGTGCTCGAACCGGCGCGGACGCCGCAGTCCGCCGGATCGGCCGCCGACCTCGCCGTGTTCCACAACCTCCCGGAGGACGAGGAACGCCTGCTGCTGGAACGCTGCCGCGCCTACCAGCGCGCCCGCTTCGACGCCGGCTACCAGGCGCTGACGCTCCCCGCGGACAAGGGCGGCGCGGGCCTGACCGCCGCCCACGCGGCGGTCTTCGCCCAGGAGGAGTCCGCCTTCGAGGTGCCGCCGTCCACTGAGCTGATCAGCGTCACCGTGCGCCTGGTCGCGATGGCCGTCTCCCTGTTCGGCACGGCCGAGCAGCGCGACCACTACGCACGCGCCTTCCTGCGCACCGACCTGCTGGCCTGCCAGCTCTTCAGCGAGCCCGCCGCCGGATCCGACCTCGCCGCCCTGCGCACCCGCGCTCGGGCGGAAGGCGACGACTGGGTGGTCGACGGCCAGAAGGTGTGGACCTCGGGCGCCCAGTTCGCCGACTACGGTCTGCTGCTCGCCCGCACCGAACCGGACGTCGTCAAACAGGCCGGCATCACCGCCTTCCTGGTCCCGTTGGACGCGCCCGGCGTCGAGGTGCGGCCCATCCGTCAGATGAGTGGCGGCGCCTCCTTCAACGAGGTCTTCCTGACCGACGTACGCGTCCCGGACCGGCTCCGGATCGGGCGACCGGGCCAGGGCTGGGAGGTCGCCACCGCCACCCTCGCCTTCGAGCGGACCGCCTCCGGCAGCGGCAACCGCCGCAAGGGCGGCACCTTTCCGGACGTCCTCGCCCTCGCCCGCTCCCTCGGCCGCAGCGGGGACCCGCTGGTCCGCCAGCGCCTCGCCGACCTGTACGTACGTACCGCTCTGAGGGCGGCAACCGTCGACCGGGTCGCCAGGACGAGCGCCGCCGGCGGCCGGCCGGGCCCGGAGGCGTCGTTGACCAAACTCATGGCCTCCGAGCTCATGACCCGCACGGGACAGGTCGCCGCCGAGCTGATGGGAGCGCGGATCAGCGCCGACACCGGGGAACCGGGCGCCTTCGCCTGGACCCAGCACCTGCTCGGTGCCCCCGGCTACCGGCTGGCCGGAGGTACCGACCAGATCCAGCGCAACCTGATCGGCGAGCGCGTGCTGAAGCTGCCGCCGGAGCCGCGGGCGGACCGGGCGCCCTTCTCGCAGCTGCCCGGTGACTGA
- a CDS encoding ThuA domain-containing protein, giving the protein MAGPAGRLDAVLVCGGRWHDFDHARLRLLELLGEHPRVRTTVYQDYACEAALDAADLLVTYTCDVRPRPAQRAALARFVERGGRWLALHGTNAVIEPSTGAGPRVFTTPRLLGELAQVLGSQFLAHPPIEPYQVRVTRPDHPLVAGIGPFTVTDELYVCELHGELEVLLHAEYTGPCRGFDEGDSAALDDAPRPVLYLKRHGRGEVCYFTLGHCRGRYDVQDLGVDDTGSVDRGPWRTPEFLTVLRRCVERTVGVRGAAGG; this is encoded by the coding sequence GTGGCGGGCCCGGCCGGCCGCCTGGACGCCGTACTGGTCTGCGGCGGCCGATGGCACGACTTCGACCACGCGCGGCTGCGGCTGCTGGAACTGCTCGGTGAGCATCCCCGCGTGCGCACCACGGTGTACCAGGACTACGCCTGCGAGGCCGCCCTCGACGCGGCCGACCTGCTGGTCACCTACACCTGCGACGTCCGGCCCCGCCCGGCTCAGCGGGCCGCCCTGGCGCGGTTCGTCGAGCGGGGCGGGCGCTGGCTCGCCCTGCACGGCACCAACGCGGTGATCGAGCCGTCGACGGGCGCCGGGCCGCGGGTGTTCACCACGCCACGGCTCCTCGGCGAACTGGCGCAGGTGCTCGGCAGCCAGTTCCTGGCCCACCCGCCGATCGAGCCGTACCAGGTGCGGGTGACCCGGCCCGACCATCCGCTGGTCGCCGGGATCGGGCCGTTCACGGTCACCGACGAGCTGTACGTGTGCGAGCTGCACGGGGAGCTGGAGGTACTGCTGCACGCCGAGTACACGGGACCGTGTCGCGGTTTCGACGAGGGCGACTCGGCGGCCCTCGACGACGCGCCCCGCCCGGTGCTGTACCTCAAGCGCCACGGCCGGGGCGAGGTCTGCTACTTCACCCTCGGCCACTGCCGGGGGCGCTACGACGTGCAGGACCTCGGGGTGGACGACACGGGGAGCGTGGACCGGGGCCCCTGGCGGACACCGGAGTTCCTGACGGTGCTGCGGCGGTGCGTGGAGCGGACGGTGGGTGTGCGGGGGGCGGCGGGCGGTTGA
- a CDS encoding PDR/VanB family oxidoreductase, whose amino-acid sequence MNDRLPPIDTTLTVASRNIAADGVVCLTLRRPDGGPLASWTPGAHVDVFLNSENGKSGDGDGHGGLIRQYSLCGHPAEREAWQIAVLREPQGRGGSAYIHDHLREGDTVRVRGPRNNFPLRPAARHLFIAGGVGITPILPMVEAAAAAGAEWRLLYGGRTRTSMAFLDRLAPYGDRVVIRPQDEYGLLDLAAHLGEPEENTLVHACGPEPLLRAVREQCAGWPPGALGVERFAPSAPTAEAGPAEAFELELARSGLTLTVPPDRSVLETLEEAGVAVDFSCREGTCGTCETDVLDGTPDHRDALLTEEERAAGDTMLICVSRSCGPRLVLDL is encoded by the coding sequence ATGAACGACCGACTGCCCCCGATCGACACGACCCTCACCGTGGCGAGCCGCAACATCGCCGCCGACGGCGTGGTCTGCCTCACCCTTCGCCGCCCCGACGGCGGTCCGCTGGCCTCCTGGACGCCGGGCGCCCATGTCGACGTATTCCTGAACAGCGAGAACGGCAAGTCCGGCGACGGTGACGGCCACGGCGGTCTGATCCGTCAGTACTCCCTGTGCGGGCACCCGGCCGAACGCGAGGCGTGGCAGATCGCCGTGCTGCGCGAGCCTCAGGGGCGCGGAGGCTCCGCGTACATCCACGACCACCTGCGCGAAGGCGACACCGTGCGGGTCCGCGGACCACGGAACAACTTCCCGCTGCGGCCCGCCGCACGCCATCTGTTCATCGCCGGCGGCGTCGGTATCACGCCCATCCTCCCCATGGTCGAGGCCGCGGCGGCCGCGGGGGCCGAATGGCGGCTGCTGTACGGGGGCCGCACCCGCACCTCGATGGCGTTCCTGGACCGCCTCGCCCCGTACGGGGACCGTGTGGTCATCCGTCCGCAGGACGAATACGGCCTGCTGGATCTCGCCGCCCACCTCGGCGAGCCCGAGGAGAACACCCTCGTGCACGCCTGCGGTCCCGAACCCCTGCTGCGGGCGGTGCGGGAGCAGTGCGCGGGCTGGCCGCCCGGCGCCCTGGGCGTCGAACGGTTCGCCCCGTCGGCACCGACGGCGGAAGCCGGCCCGGCCGAGGCCTTCGAGCTGGAACTCGCCCGTTCGGGGCTCACCCTCACCGTGCCCCCGGACCGCTCGGTGCTCGAAACCCTGGAGGAGGCCGGCGTCGCGGTCGACTTCTCCTGCCGGGAAGGCACCTGCGGCACCTGCGAGACCGATGTGCTCGACGGCACACCCGACCACCGCGACGCGCTGCTGACCGAGGAGGAGCGGGCCGCCGGGGACACCATGCTCATCTGCGTCTCCCGCTCGTGCGGGCCACGCCTCGTCCTCGATCTGTGA